Within Oceanispirochaeta sp., the genomic segment AATCTATACCTCTTGAATCTGAAAAAGATTTAAAATTGGAATTGTTCAATACTATAGCATTAATAAATAGAAAGTCACCAACATTGATGTTAGTGACTTTCCTTCTGGATATTCATCTTTTCAGGTGAAGCAGGTCTGAAAAATTACTCTTGAAGAACACCAGTCATCCTCTTACTATCGCTCCCAATGTTGTTGTGTCTGAAAAGAATGCAGACAGCTGATTGTAGCCATACACAAGATAGTTTTCTTCCTTTTTTAATACTTTTCTGACAGTGTTTATATTTTTTCTGTCATTCTGTTTTAATTCCCACCTATTTGATTAATAGAGGCATATCTGATTATCAGATTAAGATCATTAAATCTATTGTTTTCCTGTTTTCAGTTGAAAATTAATGAATTATAAAATTTGATATAAGCAGTTTGGGAAAAAGAATACATTTTAAATATTTAATAGGGAAGGAATTAAAATGTTGAAATGAGCCTTTATAAATAGGTAGAAATAAAAATTGACAAATAGAAGTTTTGCTGATAATCTAATAATCAGTATGATAACAGATAAACAGATTGAATCTGCATCCGTTAAAACCAATGACTCGGAAAGTGAAAACAGACTTGTTATTTTGCTGCAGGAATATATAGCAGCTGAAAAATTGGAAAAAGGTGACAAATTACCTTCGATTATGACCTTTGAGAAATTATGGGGCTTCAATCCCAGTCAGATCCGTACTGGTCTTCTTAAAGCATCCATGTTGGGAATCATTAATATAAAACCTCGATCTGGAAGTTATGTCGGGAAAATTGAGGCATCCGATTTCATCTACAATATAAATCTTGTCTATCGACTGATTATTAATAATGAAAAATCGAATCTATTTGATCTCTATGATCTGAAATATTGTATTGAAGGGGAAGCATGCAGAATCGCCTGCCGTTTTAGAACTGATAAAGAGCATTATCAGTTAAAAAAAATTATTGAAGCGATGGGCTCTGTCGACGATACGAAGCAGATGGTTCAACTGGATGAAGAATTTCATCGTCTTATCACTGATATTACAAAAAATAATATGTTTATCATCCAGGTGGCCGCGATTCATCAGATATTACATGCTCCTAGAATAGCAAACTCACACTACAAAGATAATTATGAAAAATACCATAAAGATCATATTGATCTTTTTAATGCCATAAAGGAGCAGGATGAAGAAGAGGCTGTAAAAATAGCATACCTTCATCACAATCGGAACAAAGAGAAGTGGATGGAGATCCATTCAGTTATATAGACCATCTATATATAGAATATAGAAAATCCCAAGAAATAAATATTTTATGGGAAAGAGGTCTTTATCGGTATCGTACCAGATACTGTTTGTGCACCAGCTGTGTTCAAAAGTGGGCAATCAGATGCTGGGAAAACAAATATATTAAGGCGTGAAATTGAGCACCTGATTCTTAATGATTTCAAATATTTTTTAGCTACTGCCAATGAAATTTCAGGAGATAACATTGAAAAATAAATTTCTATTAAATGGGGTTGTCCCTCCTATAGTCACCCCAGTTGACGAACTGGAAAATGTTGATAAAGCAGGTTTGGAACGTGTTATTGAATATGTTATGGACGGAGGAGTTCATGGTGTTTTTGTAAATGGCAGCAACGGAGAGTTCTATGGTCTTGATTTCGAGAATCAGAAGCGAGCCATAGAAGTGGCTGTTGAATACATTAACGGGAAGATTCCTGTCTATGCCGGGGCATCTGCCATTACAACAAAAGAAGCGGTCCGTCTGGCAAAAATGTCTCAGGATGTCGGTGCGGATGCTTTGACTGTACTGACACCTATGTTTATTCAGCCCTCAGAACAGGAATTATTTGATCACTTTTCAGATATTGCCGTAAGCTGTGATCTTCCTGTCATTCTTTATAACAACCCGGGTAAGACAAATAATCAGATCTCTCCCCGCTTGTTGAAAAGACTCCTGGATGTAGAGAATATCTGCGGTATTAAAAACACATCCATGGATTTCAGTATGACCATGAAATATATCGAAACGGCAAACGACAGAGATGATTTTGCAGTTTTCGGGGGTATTGATTACTACGTTTATGCCACCCTGTGTCATGGTGGGGCAGGGTGTGTAGCCGGTACGGCTAATGTTGCTCCCAGACTGGTCGTGGATATATATGAGAACTATGCAAAGGGTGATCATCTGGCGGCGCTCAATGCTCAGAAGGCCTTAATGCCCATAAGAGATGCTTACGGTTTAGGAACGTTTCCCGTGATGATGAAGGTCATGCTTAATCTTTTGGGAGTGAATGCCGGAAAGCCCATAAGACCAGTGTCTTATGTGGGAGAGGATGTATTAAGACAGACAGAGAAGATCCTGATTGAATCTGGGTTGCTGTCTCAGTAATCAGGAACGATCAAAGAATTTTATAAGATCCGTAATAACAGGATTATATATCTTTGGAGGATATCAAAATGAAAATTGGATTTATCGGACTAGGAATCATGGGGAAACCCATGGCTAAAAACCTGCTCAAAGCGGGGCATGAACTTATTGTTTTAGACATGAATAAAGCGGCTGTTGAGGAATTGATCAATGCCGGAGCAAGTTCTGCCGTGACTCCTGCAGAAGTCGCCTCTCAAACAGATGTAGTTATCACTATGCTCCCGAATTCTCCCCATGTGAAAACAGTCGCTCTGGGAGAAAATGGGCTGATCGAATCTGCTGCCCCTGGCAAAGTCCTGATTGATATGAGTTCTATCGCCCCGGGTGTCTCTCAGGAAGTAGCTGCCGGACTGGAAGCCAAAGGCATGGATATGCTGGATGCTCCCGTTTCCGGTGGAGAGCCCAAGGCCATCGACGGAACCATTGCTGTCATGGTTGGCGGTAAAAAAGATGTCTTTGATAAGTACAAAGATATCATGGACGTCATGGGTGGTTCGGTTGTTTATGTCGGAAAAATCGGGGCAGGAAATACAACTAAACTCTGTAATCAGATCGTTGTTGCTCTGAATATCGCTGCCGTTTCCGAAGCTATGGTTCTTGCCAAAAAAGCCGGCGTGGATCCCGACCTTGTCTATCAGGCAATCCGCGGCGGTCTGGCCGGTAGCACCGTCATGGATGCAAAAGCTCCAATGATGATGGATAGAAACTTTAAACCGGGTTTTAGAATTGATCTGCATATAAAGGATATGACCAATGCCCTGGAAACTTCCAGAGCGGTAGGTGCTCCTCTTCCCATGGCCGCTCTGGCAATGGAGATTATGCAGGCGATCAAGCAGGATGGCTGCGGTGTTGAAGACCACTCCAGTATTGTGAAATTCTATGAAAAACTTGCCAATATCGAAGTAACAAGAGAAGCGTAATATTTTAGGAGAAACTTGATGAGTTCTACACCTGTAATTACAGATATGAAGGTCATTCCAGTTGCCGGGAGGGACTGTATGCTCCTTAATCTGAGCGGAGCCCATGCGCCGTACTTTACCCGTAATATTGTTGTTCTGACTACGGATACGGGTGAAACCGGGATCGGAGAGGTCCCGGGGGGTGAAAAAATCCGGCAGACTCTGGAAGATTCAAAAACCCTGGTGATCGGATCTTCCCTGGGCGACTATAAAAATGTCATGAACCGTGTACACAAAAATTTTCTGGATAGGGATTCAGGTGGAAGGGGTCTTCAGACCTTCGATTTGAGAACCACTGTACATGTTGTGACTGCCATTGAGTCCTGCTTTCTGGATCTGCTGGGAAAATACCTGAATGTTCCTGTTGCTTCTCTCTTGGGAGACGGTATGCAGAGAGAGTCTGTTAAAGTCCTTGGCTACCTGTTCTACCTGGGGGACCCTGACAGAACAGACCTCCCCTATGCCAGAGAAAAAAGTGGGGAAACAGAGTGGTATCGCATCCGGCATGAAGAGGCAATGACTCCTGAAGCTATTGTTAAGCTGGCGGAAGCATCCAGCGAAATGTATGGTTTTAAAGACTTCAAACTCAAAGGCGGGGTACTGGAAGGCCGCGAAGAAATCAAGGCTATTAAAGCCCTGAAAGAAGGTTTCCCTGACGCAAGAATTACCTTGGATCCTAATGGCGGATGGAGTCTGAAAGA encodes:
- the garR gene encoding 2-hydroxy-3-oxopropionate reductase; this translates as MKIGFIGLGIMGKPMAKNLLKAGHELIVLDMNKAAVEELINAGASSAVTPAEVASQTDVVITMLPNSPHVKTVALGENGLIESAAPGKVLIDMSSIAPGVSQEVAAGLEAKGMDMLDAPVSGGEPKAIDGTIAVMVGGKKDVFDKYKDIMDVMGGSVVYVGKIGAGNTTKLCNQIVVALNIAAVSEAMVLAKKAGVDPDLVYQAIRGGLAGSTVMDAKAPMMMDRNFKPGFRIDLHIKDMTNALETSRAVGAPLPMAALAMEIMQAIKQDGCGVEDHSSIVKFYEKLANIEVTREA
- a CDS encoding dihydrodipicolinate synthase family protein produces the protein MKNKFLLNGVVPPIVTPVDELENVDKAGLERVIEYVMDGGVHGVFVNGSNGEFYGLDFENQKRAIEVAVEYINGKIPVYAGASAITTKEAVRLAKMSQDVGADALTVLTPMFIQPSEQELFDHFSDIAVSCDLPVILYNNPGKTNNQISPRLLKRLLDVENICGIKNTSMDFSMTMKYIETANDRDDFAVFGGIDYYVYATLCHGGAGCVAGTANVAPRLVVDIYENYAKGDHLAALNAQKALMPIRDAYGLGTFPVMMKVMLNLLGVNAGKPIRPVSYVGEDVLRQTEKILIESGLLSQ
- a CDS encoding enolase C-terminal domain-like protein; the encoded protein is MSSTPVITDMKVIPVAGRDCMLLNLSGAHAPYFTRNIVVLTTDTGETGIGEVPGGEKIRQTLEDSKTLVIGSSLGDYKNVMNRVHKNFLDRDSGGRGLQTFDLRTTVHVVTAIESCFLDLLGKYLNVPVASLLGDGMQRESVKVLGYLFYLGDPDRTDLPYAREKSGETEWYRIRHEEAMTPEAIVKLAEASSEMYGFKDFKLKGGVLEGREEIKAIKALKEGFPDARITLDPNGGWSLKEAVELCKDMQGILSYCEDPCGAESGLSGREILSEFRKATGLPTATNMIATDWRQMQHSVALNSVDIPLADPHFWTMSGSVRVGQMCDAFGLTWGSHSNNHFDISLAMTAHVAAAVPGKVTAIDTHWIWQEGLERLTVNPLKIVDGHIDIPEKPGLGVDVDMDQVMKAHELYVKQNLGARDDSAGMQYLIPGWKFDNKKPCMVR
- a CDS encoding FadR/GntR family transcriptional regulator, which codes for MITDKQIESASVKTNDSESENRLVILLQEYIAAEKLEKGDKLPSIMTFEKLWGFNPSQIRTGLLKASMLGIINIKPRSGSYVGKIEASDFIYNINLVYRLIINNEKSNLFDLYDLKYCIEGEACRIACRFRTDKEHYQLKKIIEAMGSVDDTKQMVQLDEEFHRLITDITKNNMFIIQVAAIHQILHAPRIANSHYKDNYEKYHKDHIDLFNAIKEQDEEEAVKIAYLHHNRNKEKWMEIHSVI